The following is a genomic window from Amycolatopsis sp. BJA-103.
GGGCATTCTCGGCGTCCACGCCGGCGCGTCCTTCGCGGTGACGGTCGCAGTGGGTCTGCTCGGCGTCAGCGACGTCCACGGCTACCTGTGGTTCGCGTTCGCGGGAGCGCTGATCGTCACGCTCATGGTGCTCGCCATCGGGTCGACGCGGCAGGGCTCCTCGCCGGTGGTCATGGTGCTCGCCGGGGTCTGCGTCGGCGCGGTGCTCGGGGGTGCCAGGGAGGCGCTCCAGCAGACCAACCCGGCCGCGTTCGACGCGATGCGGAGCTGGAACGCCGGTTCGACGGCGGGCCGCTCGCTCGACGTGGTGTGGCCGGTCCTGCCGTTCTTCGCGGTGGCGCTCGTCCTGGCCGTCGCGGTGTCGGGTTCGCTCAACGCCATGGCTCTGGGTGACGAGATGGCGGTCGCCCAGGGCGTCGCCCTGGCGCGCACCCGCGTCCTCGCGATCGTCGCGATCACCCTGCTCGCCGGGGGTGCGACGGCCATCGCCGGACCGATCGCCTTCGTCGGGCTCATGGTGCCGCACGTGGCCCGCTGGATCGTCGGCCCGCACCAGCGCTGGATCTTCGCCTACAGCGCCGTGCTGGGCCCCGTCCTGCTGCTGACCTCCGACATCCTCGGCCGGCTCGTGATCCGGCCCGGCGAGATCCCGGTCGGGGTCGTCACCGCCTTCGTCGGCGCCCCCGTCCTCATCGTGCTGGCGCGCCGGAAGAAAGCGAGCGGACTGTGAGCACAGGCGTGTCGTCACGGTCGGCCCGCGCCCGCCCGGCGCCCGGGGAGCGGGTGGACTCCGGGCGACGGGTGCTGACCGTGCGGTGGTGGCGGGTCGCCGTACGGCTCGACCTGCGTTCGGTCGTCGTCTGCCTGGTTCTCGCGCTCGTGATCGCCTGCACCGCGGTGCTCGCGCTGATGACCGGCTCGTACCTGCTCAGCCCCGGGCAGGTGGTCTCCGCGCTGGCCGGCGGGCAGACCGGACTGGTGAACGACATCGTGGTCGGGTGGCGGCTCCCGCGGGTGACCGCCGCGCTGGTGTTCGGTGCCGCGCTGGGGGTGAGCGGGGCGATCTTCCAGTCGATGTTGCGCAACCCGCTCGCGGACCCCGCCGTCATCGGCTTTTCCGAGGGCTCCTACACGGGCGCGCTGGTGGTGATCCTGGTCGCCAACGGCACGTACTTGCAGCTGGTCGGCGGGGCGCTGCTGGGCGGCATGGCCACCGCCGTCGCCGTGTACCTGTTCGCCTTTCGACGCGGAGTGCAGGGCTTCCGGCTGATC
Proteins encoded in this region:
- a CDS encoding FecCD family ABC transporter permease, with amino-acid sequence MSTGVSSRSARARPAPGERVDSGRRVLTVRWWRVAVRLDLRSVVVCLVLALVIACTAVLALMTGSYLLSPGQVVSALAGGQTGLVNDIVVGWRLPRVTAALVFGAALGVSGAIFQSMLRNPLADPAVIGFSEGSYTGALVVILVANGTYLQLVGGALLGGMATAVAVYLFAFRRGVQGFRLIIIGIGVSTLLASLNTWLILKADLKQAMAAAAWGTGSLNGVSWNQVTIGGACVLVLLLLAGMSSRPMRQMELGDDAAAALGVRVTSVRLGLVVVGVALTATVTAASGPIAFISLVAPQIARRLARTAGITLAPAAVVGALLCLSADYIAQHVAPTPLPVGIITVVLGGGYLGWLLFTEARRRL
- a CDS encoding FecCD family ABC transporter permease; translated protein: MTALALRRDGPGTVGVVPGPRRRVLGLVVALVALAVLLVLSVMIGSTAIAPSVVWDALVHSSAGIDQFAIRDYRLPRTIVGLAVGVALGLSGALILALTRNPLADPGILGVHAGASFAVTVAVGLLGVSDVHGYLWFAFAGALIVTLMVLAIGSTRQGSSPVVMVLAGVCVGAVLGGAREALQQTNPAAFDAMRSWNAGSTAGRSLDVVWPVLPFFAVALVLAVAVSGSLNAMALGDEMAVAQGVALARTRVLAIVAITLLAGGATAIAGPIAFVGLMVPHVARWIVGPHQRWIFAYSAVLGPVLLLTSDILGRLVIRPGEIPVGVVTAFVGAPVLIVLARRKKASGL